From the Oleiharenicola lentus genome, one window contains:
- a CDS encoding sodium:solute symporter family transporter has product MTFYDHAVIAFYFAFMLGMGWLVARFVRNTSDYFRGGGQMLWWLVGSSAFMTQFSAWTFTGAASMAYTEGWPILLLYFANAVGFVFNWLYFAARSRQMRVITVIEAVRIRFSPANEQVFTWLQVPLSTLYAGIWLNGLCVFLTAAFGFDLEFTIIVTGAVVVLMTIFAGSWAAVAGDFIQVLILMPVSVVAAFLSVQAVGGPSAFVERLPAGHLDLGRLLDSKLLLLWGVAVLIKQFISANNILDSSRYLCVKDGTHARKAALLGAALFIVGPIIWFIPPMAARILHPDLSAVFPGLGNPAEGAFLAMCLHTMPAGMLGLLLSGIFAATMSSMDSGLNRNVGIFVKSFYQPVLRPQATDRELVVTGRITTTVMGVLVVLAALNFSRMKDLGLFELMQQFGTLVAVPLTIPLVLCIIVQRTPPWAGWSTMVASFVGSLVATYVFDLAWLQETFSTGPLSPAERNYWTVSAGLFLNVTAGCLWFFGTCAFWNSSSPEYRERVGRFFHDLRTPIDFQKEIGEASDHQQGRVLGLLSLCYGGFITLLALIPNPPAGRLGFVFCGAVLILIGWALRRTRPSG; this is encoded by the coding sequence ATGACTTTCTACGACCACGCCGTCATCGCGTTCTACTTCGCCTTCATGCTGGGCATGGGCTGGCTGGTGGCGCGTTTTGTCCGCAACACCAGCGACTACTTCCGCGGGGGCGGCCAGATGCTGTGGTGGCTGGTGGGCAGCTCGGCGTTCATGACGCAGTTCAGCGCGTGGACCTTCACCGGCGCGGCGAGCATGGCCTACACCGAGGGCTGGCCCATCCTGCTGCTCTACTTCGCCAACGCCGTCGGCTTCGTCTTCAACTGGCTCTACTTCGCCGCGCGCTCCCGCCAGATGCGCGTGATCACCGTGATCGAGGCCGTGCGGATCCGGTTCAGTCCGGCCAACGAGCAGGTGTTCACCTGGCTGCAGGTGCCGCTGAGCACGCTCTACGCCGGCATCTGGCTGAACGGGCTCTGCGTGTTCCTGACCGCGGCCTTCGGCTTCGACCTGGAATTCACCATCATCGTCACGGGCGCGGTCGTCGTGCTGATGACGATCTTCGCCGGGAGCTGGGCCGCGGTGGCGGGCGACTTCATCCAGGTGCTCATCCTCATGCCGGTCTCGGTCGTCGCAGCCTTCCTCTCGGTGCAGGCGGTCGGCGGTCCGTCGGCCTTTGTCGAGCGTTTGCCGGCCGGCCACCTCGACCTCGGCCGACTGCTCGACTCCAAGCTGCTTCTCCTCTGGGGCGTGGCGGTGCTCATCAAGCAGTTCATCTCCGCGAACAACATTCTCGATTCGTCGCGCTACCTCTGCGTCAAGGACGGCACGCACGCCCGCAAGGCTGCGCTGCTCGGCGCCGCGCTGTTCATCGTCGGCCCGATCATCTGGTTCATCCCGCCCATGGCCGCGCGCATCCTCCACCCGGATCTTTCCGCGGTGTTCCCGGGACTTGGCAACCCCGCCGAGGGCGCGTTCCTCGCCATGTGCCTGCACACCATGCCCGCCGGCATGCTCGGCCTGCTCCTCAGCGGCATCTTCGCGGCGACCATGTCGTCCATGGACAGCGGGCTGAACCGCAACGTGGGCATCTTCGTGAAAAGCTTCTACCAACCCGTGCTGCGCCCGCAGGCCACCGACCGCGAACTCGTCGTGACCGGCCGCATCACCACGACGGTCATGGGCGTGCTGGTCGTTCTCGCGGCGCTGAATTTCAGCCGCATGAAGGACCTCGGCCTCTTCGAGCTGATGCAGCAGTTCGGCACGCTCGTTGCCGTGCCGCTGACGATCCCGCTCGTGCTCTGCATCATCGTGCAGCGCACGCCGCCCTGGGCCGGCTGGTCCACCATGGTGGCGTCCTTCGTCGGCTCGCTGGTCGCAACCTACGTCTTCGACCTCGCGTGGCTGCAAGAGACCTTCTCCACCGGCCCGCTGAGCCCGGCGGAGCGCAACTACTGGACCGTTTCCGCGGGTCTGTTCCTCAACGTCACCGCCGGCTGCCTCTGGTTTTTCGGCACCTGTGCCTTCTGGAACTCCAGTTCGCCCGAGTATCGCGAGCGCGTCGGCCGGTTCTTCCATGATCTGCGCACGCCCATCGATTTTCAGAAGGAGATCGGCGAGGCCTCCGACCACCAGCAGGGCCGGGTGCTCGGCCTGCTCAGCCTCTGCTATGGCGGGTTCATCACCCTGCTCGCCCTCATCCCCAATCCGCCGGCCGGCCGCCTCGGCTTCGTGTTCTGCGGCGCCGTGCTGATCCTCATCGGCTGGGCGCTGCGGCGCACCCGCCCCTCCGGCTGA
- a CDS encoding LacI family DNA-binding transcriptional regulator, whose translation MSMRPKRRVSQQSIARDLGISQALVSLALNGRKEGINPETYKTIWDHASRLGYQPKGMNPAQSPAGVRQRQVGFILRSGLSIHNQGSYFSLVLHGLHTALAARGHTAVFLGAEDTLEPARLAELFPSGHSMRGVVLLGEVAAPFLKSLRRHETRLVAVSARHPGQCHSVIGNEAQALDLLVRHLHELGHRRFGWIGGNVGLNRHQMRFDAFHDALRAHGLAAEERYCVRLAQGDRAEGFEAVLSLRPHLRRKDFPTAFLCYNTLMAAGAVKAFVHEGWRVPADVSIAGADNSRLAAAESPQITVAGSDAEKLGAAAARLLLDATGDDEESINDLILPAQLVPGGTTGPAPA comes from the coding sequence ATGAGCATGCGTCCGAAGCGCCGGGTCTCCCAACAGTCCATCGCCCGTGACCTGGGCATTTCCCAGGCGCTCGTCTCCCTGGCCCTGAACGGCCGCAAGGAGGGCATCAACCCGGAGACCTACAAGACCATCTGGGATCACGCCTCGCGCCTCGGCTACCAGCCCAAAGGCATGAACCCCGCGCAGTCGCCCGCCGGCGTGCGGCAGCGGCAGGTTGGCTTCATCCTGCGCTCCGGTCTCTCCATCCACAACCAGGGCTCCTATTTCAGCCTCGTGCTGCACGGCCTGCACACCGCGCTGGCGGCGCGCGGCCACACCGCGGTTTTTCTCGGCGCCGAGGACACGCTGGAACCGGCCCGCCTCGCGGAACTCTTCCCCTCCGGCCACTCGATGCGCGGCGTCGTGCTGCTCGGCGAGGTCGCCGCGCCGTTCCTGAAGTCGCTCCGCCGCCACGAGACCCGCCTCGTCGCCGTGTCCGCCCGCCACCCCGGCCAGTGCCACTCCGTCATCGGCAACGAAGCCCAGGCCCTCGACCTGCTCGTGCGACACCTGCACGAGCTCGGCCACCGGCGCTTCGGCTGGATTGGCGGCAACGTGGGCCTCAACCGCCACCAGATGCGGTTCGACGCCTTTCACGACGCGCTCCGGGCGCACGGTCTCGCCGCCGAGGAGCGCTACTGCGTGCGCCTCGCCCAGGGCGACCGCGCCGAGGGCTTCGAGGCCGTGCTGTCCCTGCGGCCGCATCTCCGCCGCAAGGATTTCCCCACCGCCTTCCTCTGCTACAACACCCTCATGGCCGCCGGCGCGGTCAAGGCCTTCGTCCACGAGGGCTGGCGCGTGCCGGCCGACGTGAGCATCGCGGGCGCCGACAACTCGCGCCTCGCCGCCGCCGAGTCGCCCCAGATCACCGTGGCCGGTTCCGACGCCGAGAAACTCGGCGCCGCCGCCGCCCGCCTCCTCCTCGACGCCACCGGCGATGATGAAGAGAGCATCAACGACCTCATCCTCCCCGCCCAGCTCGTGCCCGGCGGCACCACCGGCCCCGCGCCGGCCTGA